DNA sequence from the Streptomyces sp. NBC_01497 genome:
GTGCGGCCGAAGCGGTCAGTGCTGAAGCGGCACGCGCCGGCACGGCGCTCGCGCACGCCTGACCGAAAACTTCAGAACGATGCTCGGAATTCTCGTGAGCGGATGACGCTGCAGGCGAGTTGGAGGAGCGCCATGGAGCAACCGGCTGAACTCGTTGGTCCAGGCCGAGATGGCGAGTGGGGCGGCGGCGGGAATGTTGATGACGCCGCGTCCTCGGGTGACCGCCGGACATTCGGAGAAGCAGGACGCGACCGCGACCTGGAAGAAGACCTTCGGTCATCATCCACTGGTGGCGTTCGTCGAGCGCGGCCAGGCCGGGTCCGGCGAGCCGGTAGCCACGCTGCTGCGGGCGGGCAACGCGGGCTCCCACACCGCGAGCGACCACATCACCACCACCCGGCTCGACCTGGCCCAACTGCCCAACGGTCTGCGGTGGGGCCGGCGGACACTAATCCGCACCGCTTTGCCGGCGGCACACACGCCTCCCTCGACTGGCTCTCCAGGCCAGGACGGTGGCTGTCGTACTCGGTCGGCATGACCATCACCGACGCCATCCACCAAGCCGTCCCCAAAGTCCCGCCCCGCCGCGTGGACCGTGGCCGTCGAGCCGGGCGGCGAGATCCGGGACGGTGCCTGGGCCGCCGAACTCGACAGCGACGTCCTCAAGGGTTGGCTGCGAGGGATGCGGCTGATCGTCCGCAAGGAACGCCCACACCGCGGCGCACAGTTGCGCTTCACCGACGCCGACGGCCCGCGGCTCACCGCGTTCGCCACGAACACCACGGCGTCCCCATCGCCGCACCCGAACTGCGGCACCGCCAGCGGGGCCCGCGCCGGGGACCGCATCCGTACCCCCGCGCCACCGGTCCGCGTAACCTGCCCCTGCACGACACCGCGCAGAACCAGATCTGGCTGGAGATCGTCCAGCTCGCCCTCGACCTGCCGGCCTGGATGCCCATGTTCGCGCTGACCGGCAAAACCCGCAGGTGGGAGCCTCGCTGTCGCCGGCTCCGGCTGTCCTCCGCCGCCGCCCAGCTCATCACGACCGCCCGCCGTCGACACCTGCGATTCGCACGCAACTGTCCCTGGACCGACGTGATCACCGACGCCCCGGCACGACTCGAAGCCCTCCCGAACCCCGGCTGACCAGCACGTCCCTATCCCTGCGAGCAGCACCACCCCGACCGGAACCGTGGAACCCGGCGCCCACCCGACGCGACAGCCGGGCCGTCACTACGCCCGACAACAGCACGAACCCCCGAAACAGCCCGCCGACGAAACCGACGGGCCGTCACGAAAGATCGAGGTCAGCGCGTGTCCTGGAGTTCTTTTCCGTCGGATCCTCCCCGGAACCTTGTGCTGCGACGAACGGCTCCTCGCTCACCGCATGGGCCGCGTCACGGCACGATGGCAGCCAGTGAGGCGGGAAAAACAGCCTTCAGGTCATCCCACTCCCCGCTGCTGACGTGCTGCTTCAGCGCCTTGAGGACCGTACGTGCCAGTTGCTCGGTGTCGCCTTCGATCGCGTAGGAGAAGTCCCCTCGGACGCGGGTGAAGAACTCTTCCTTGCCCATCTTCATCGGCGTTTCCGAGGGCTTCCACCCCTCGTAGTAGATGCCCCGCAACAACGTCGGCAGCTGAGCGCCGAATTGTGCGG
Encoded proteins:
- a CDS encoding transposase, with translation MTITDAIHQAVPKVPPRRVDRGRRAGRRDPGRCLGRRTRQRRPQGLAARDAADRPQGTPTPRRTVALHRRRRPAAHRVRHEHHGVPIAAPELRHRQRGPRRGPHPYPRATGPRNLPLHDTAQNQIWLEIVQLALDLPAWMPMFALTGKTRRWEPRCRRLRLSSAAAQLITTARRRHLRFARNCPWTDVITDAPARLEALPNPG
- a CDS encoding DUF2267 domain-containing protein, which encodes MVDTGFASFDTMVDKANHVLKEIEKAYGWPKDRRKQSYAALRAVLHPVRDRLTVEEAAQFGAQLPTLLRGIYYEGWKPSETPMKMGKEEFFTRVRGDFSYAIEGDTEQLARTVLKALKQHVSSGEWDDLKAVFPASLAAIVP